TTGCCGTGCCAGTTGCCTTGAAGGGCGTTGTACTCGTACCCCACCTCGTACCAGTTGCCGCTGGACCCAGGCTGATCGAACAGCATCACCATCGCGCCGTGACCGACCGGCGCCTTGGGCGTCATGTGCAGATAAAAACGGCCCCAGACCACGTTGGTGATCGGGCCCAGCATCTTCGTGGTGATCGACGAGGCCGGCGGCCCGTGAAAAGCGGCCTTGCCATGAGCGGCGGTGACCGTCTGCACGTTGGCGCCGATGCCGGTCCACTTCGCGTCCGGCAAGGTTTCGAAATCCATGCACACCGGATAGTTGTTCTGCGCGCAGCCGGCCAGCGCGATCGGCGCGCCGTCGCCCGCCGCTTGGTCAAGTGAGCCGCCTTCCGAAACGGTGGTCATTTCGATCGCGGCGTCGACCGCGCCCGGCGCCCCACCGGAGGCCGGCGCACCGGCCCCGGCGCCGCCCGAGCCAGCCGCGCCGCCGCTGCTGCCGCCCGACCCGGCGCCGACGATCGTCGCGGCGTCCGACCCAGGATTTCCGCTCTCGCTCTGCGCGACGCACGCGCCGACGAGCCAAACCACACCCGCCGCCCACCAGAAGGAATGAAACTCCGTTCGCATTCTGACTCCTACGAAAGGTGGTGCAAAAAACGATACACGAATGGCGCGGGGAAAGACATGCCCCGTGATCGAACCATGCCAAGGCGCGGCGATCAGAGTCCGTAATCGGCGATCTTCCTGGCGATGGTCGGATACGACACGCCCAGTAGCCGCGCCACCTGGGTGCGGTTTCCCCCGGCGAATTCCAGCAGCCGGGCGATGTAGGCCCGCTCCAGCGACGCCAGCGACGGCGGCCGCCCTCCCTCTTCCAAGCCCAGCGAGAAAAATTCCCCGGCCGGTACGGCGGCGGTGACGCCCGCCAGCGCCCCGCCGCTCAGCACCAGACAACCGGGATCGATCTCGTCGGCGCCCGACAAGATCACCGCCCGCTCGATGAGGTTGCGCAGCTCGCGCACGTTGCCGGGATAGTCGTAAGCGCCCAGGCACCGTTCGGTCTCGGGGGCGAAACGCGAAGCGGGCTTGCGCAGCCGCACGGCGAATCGGGCCAGAAAATGCCGGGCCAGCGGCAAGATGTCCTCGCGCCGTTCGCGCAGCGGCGGGATGTGCAAATGAAAGACGTCCAGGCGGTGATAAAGGTCCAGACGAAAGACGCCCCGCCGCACCTCGGCCGCCAGATCTTTGTTGGTCGCCGCCACCACCCGCACGTCGACGGTCAGATCCCGCGTGCCGCCCAGGCGTCGAAAGGTGGTGTCCTCTAAAACCTTCAGCAGCTTGGCCTGAGTGTTGGCGGGCAGCTCGCCGACCTCGTCCAGGAACAGCGTGCCGCCGTCGGCTTCCTCGAACAGGCCGCGCTTTTGTTGCTTGGCATCGGTGAAGGCGCCGCGTTCGTACCCGAACAGCTCGCTTTCCAGCAGCGACTCCGGCACCGACGCGCAGTTGATCTCCACGAACGGCTCCGTCGATCGGCGCGGCGTCCGGCGGTGGATGAGATCAGCGATCAATTCTTTGCCGGTGCCGGACTCGCCTTGGATCAGCACGGTGGTCTCGGTCGCTTGCGCCACCTTGTCGACCATCTCCAGCACCAGACGCATGGCCGACGATTCGCCCGCCACCAGATCGCCCATCGCCGCCTGGGCGCGGCCGGACAGCTGGCGCACCTGCGCGCGCAGGCGCTTGGCCTCGATGGCCTTGCGCGCGGTGACCACCAGCTCGGGCAGCTGGAGGGGCTTGGACAGATAGTCGAACGCCCCCAGCTTCAACGCTTGCACGGCGCTGCTGACGTCGGCGTAGGCGGTGGCGATCACCACCAGCGTCTCCACGTCGCGCTCGCGCGATTCGCGCACCATCGCCTCAAGAATCGAAATGCCGTCGGTGTCGGGCAACTGCCGATCCAGGATCACCAGGTCGAAGGGATCTTTCTGCCAGGCGGCCAGACCAGCCCGGCCGTTGCCCGCGGTGACGACGGCGAAGCCTTCGGCAGACAGCGCTTCCTCGGCGACGATGCGAAAGGTCTTCTCGTCGTCGATGACCAGGACGGTGGGTTTCATGCCGGCGACGCAGCCTCCCGCGGCAGCCGCACGCGCACCCGCGCGCCGCCGAGATCGCTGGCCCCGTCAAAATCGATGCTGCCCCCGTGCGCTTCGACGTAACGGCGCGACGTCGGCAGCCCCAGGCCGGTGCCGTTGGGCTTGGTGGTGAAGAACGGTTCGAACAGATGCGCCCGCGCCTCCGTCGACAGGCCAGGACCATCGTCAGCCACTTCCAGGGTCAGGGCGTCGCCATCGGCGGCGGCGCGCACGCGCACGGTGTGGCCGGCGTCGACGGCGTTCTTCACCAGGTTGACCAGCACACCTTGAATCTTGTGCGAATCGCAGACAAACGGAAGCGAATCCGGCGCCTCGATGCGCACCTCGGCGCCGCGGTCGATGATCAGATCGGCCAGCTGCTCGCGCACGCGGAACAAAAGCGGCGTCAGATCCGCCCGCGTCCGATTGATGCGCGGCGAGCGCGAGAACGACAACAGCGAGTCGACCACGTCGCGCAGCCGCGCAACCTCGTCGATCACCTGCGCGCGCAGCCGTCCCACCCGGGTGTGGTTGGCCGGATCTTGCAAGATGAGCTCGACCGCCATGCCGAGACCATTCAACGCGTTTTTGAGCTCATGAGCGATGGCCGCCGACGTCTTGCCCATGGCGGCGAAGCGCTCGGCCTCGACCAGCGCCTGCTGGGTCACCACCAGCTCGCGCGTGCGCGACTCCACCCGCTGCTCGAGGTGCGCGGCCGCCTCGCGCAGCTCTTGATCGCGCTGGCGGATCGACGCCTCCATCTGCGTGAATGCCGCCACCAGCGCGCCCACCTCCTCGGTGCGGGCGGCGCCCGGCAGGTTGACCGTCTGCACCGGTTCGCCCCGGGCGATGCGGATCGCGCCGTCTCCCAGCGCCTCCAGCGGCCGGGTCAAATACGCCGACAGCATCAGACCGGCGATGGCCGCCAACACCAACCCGAACAACAGAATGCCGGCCAACGTCCACGCCTGCTGGATCAAGTTGGCGGTCAGCCGCCGCCAGGGCCAGGAGAAAACCAGCGCGTACGGCGTCTGCGCCCGCACCGGCGAATAGGCGAACAGCGCCTCCTGGCCGTTGGCCTCGCCCGACAGCGATCCAGTGACACCGGTGACCGCGGCGGCGACGGCCCGTTCCCAGCCCGTGCCTTCGGCGGCGCGCGAGCGGTCGGGCGGGTAAATGATCTCGCCGGTCTCATCGACCAGCACGGCGTCGGTGTCGGGGGGCAAGGTTTCGTGCAACGTCGGCGTGATGAGGTTGGTCTCGCCGAGCGAGATCACGCCCACCAGCGCGCCCATGAAGCGCTCGCTGCGGCGGATCGGCTGGATGATCTTGATGGTGCGTCCGACGCCAGGATCGTCGGTGCCGCGAAAGACCGGCCCGGCGCCGCCGTTGCGCACGGCGCGAAACCAGGCCCGATCACCGAAGGATTGGCCGCGGTATTCGGGGCGATCGGGCACCGCTCGCTGGCACAGACCGCTTTCGTCCAGCAGCAGCACCGCTGTGTTGTAAAGCACCGAGTGCTCGTGCGCGCCGGCCAGGGCCAGCTGCTCGGGCATCGAATCGCCGTCGCCCATATCCATCTGCGGCAGCATGGCCAGCCGCTTCAGTTCGTCCTCCAGGATCTCGAAGTTGTCGCGCAGGGCGAAGGCGCGGTTCTCGGCGAAAAGCTGGTATTCGGTGGTCAGCTCGCGCCGCATGTTGCGCGCCGACTGATAGATGGCCGTTCCCCCTGCCAGGCCGATCGAGACGACCAGCAGCGATGACAGCACCAGCGAAAGCTCAGTCCGGAGGGTCAGACCTTCAACGTAGCACGCGCCAGGCGCCGGACCGCCGCGGCCATCTTGGAATCGGCGTCGCCGAATTTACGCAACACGTACGGCGGCGAAACACGTCCTTGACGATTTTGGCTTTACTCTGCCGGCAACCGAACACAATTGAAGAGAGGGGGTTCAGCTCATGTCCCAGGTGGCTGATCGGTTGCGGGGAGGTCGTCATGCAAGCGCGGTGGGTTTTGCCATCAAGGTGATCGGCATCGGTATCTTTGCCGGTTTGATCCTCACCTATTGCAACGTCCTTCTGGACGCTTGCTTCCGCGGCATCCGGTAATGGCGTCGGCGCCCGGCGCGCCGCTGGCGTTTCAGTATGTGACCGCCGGAAAATCCTTCTTCGCCTCTTGGTATTGAGCTTCGCGCACGTCCGACCAGCCGAAGGCAGTGGTGGCCAGCGGCTTCACGTCGGTGCCGGCGGCGCCGCTCATGAAGTGGATGTACTCGCCCCAGTTCATGATCGGCGCGTAAGTTTGGCCGCGCCCGTCGTGCCGCGGGACCTTGGAATAGTGCTGAGCCAGCAGGCTGAGATAACGCCCGAAAACGGCGCCGCCGCCATGATCGTGCCACAGCGGATAGTACCAATCGCGAAACCAGTAGGTTCCGGCGCGCGGAAAGTCGGCGACGTCGGCGTTCAAGTTGGGCAGCCAGGCATCGGCCGCGTCGCCCATGCCGATTGCCTTCAGGGCGTCATAGGCATAGATCGAATTGAACTTGTTCTCGGTCAGGCCCATCGAGGGCACATTCTCGATCCCCAGGGAGGCCAGCTCGATCAGCAAGCCGGCGGTCCAGGCCGGCAGATCCACGGCGGGGGTATTCCACAACCCGGTGACGCCACCCAGATCGATGACGTTGCGATAGTCGTGCGTGGGATCGAAGATCGACGCCGCGTGCCCGCCAGCATAGCGTCCCGAGTGAAAAACAGCATAGAGCCGCGGGTCGCCCGGCTGGCCGTAGGTCTTTTTGGTGTACTGCCACAGTGACGACAAGAACGGGGCAATCCAGGAGACATCACTGGCCTCCATGTCATTGTCGAAGTAAAGAGCGATATCGTCGTTGGCCATGACCAGTTTCAGAAGTTGGTTGTGCTCGAACCAGTGTTCCTGCCAGGTGGCCGGCGGCGCCAGCGAGCTCGGCACGGCGGTGACGACATCGGTGCCGTTGACGCTGCCGTCGGGCGCGGAGACGCCGCCCGAACCACCGGCGGCCGCCACGCTGCCGGTGCCGCCCGAACCAGCGTCGGCGGTGTTGATGGCGGTGACACCGCCCGTGTACATCACCGGGCCCTCGCCCGACTGACAGCCGAGGACACCGACCGCTGCCGCTGCCCGCAGAAGAACATGACCTCTTGCCATCGCGCCCATGGCCTTGAGCTCAGCAGGGCTTGTGCCAAGAGACGGCGCGGAGACAATTCGTCGACACGCGGTCGTCCGCTTTCGTTGATCGCGCCAACAACGGCACACTGAGCGCGCTGTGGTCGGCACTCTTTCGCGCCATTCATGGCACGGTGAAGGGCAATCGGTCGGGCCTCCGGATGGCTTCGAGAATCTGCAGTAAAGTACCCCGTGATGGTTTCCGCAGAGCTGGGCGCGGCAGCCCGAGAGGCAATCTACGAGGTCATCTCCAAACGCCGCGACATCCGGATCTTCATTCCGAACCTTCAAGTACCGGATGAGGTCTTGCAGCGCCTCCTGGCGGCCGCCCATCAGGCGCCCAGCGTCGGTTATTGCCAGCCTTGGGACTTTGTCGTGGTCCGTGACCGCGACCGGCGCGCCCGCATTAAGGAAAGTTTTCTCCGCTGCCGCGAGAGCGAGGCCGCTCGCTATGCGACCGAACGCCGGGCACAGTACCTGGCGTATCGGCTGGAAGGGATCGTCGAATCGGCGCTGAACCTGTGCGTGACGGTCGATCTGCGCCCGTCGGACGAACTGATCCTGGGCACCAACGCCCAACCAGAAGCGCTGCGCTGGAGCGCCTGCTGCGCGGTGCAGAACCTGTGGCTGGCGGCGCGCGCTGAAGGCGTGGGCGTCGGCTGGGTCAGCATCGTCGAGCCAGCCGTCCTGCGCGCCGAGCTGGGCCTGCCGCCCGGGATAGAACCGGTGGCGTACCTGTGCGTCGGCTACCCGGTGGAATTTCCCGACCGGCCGATGCTGGAACAGACCGGCTGGCGCGAACGACGCCCGCTGGCGGCCGTCATCCACGCCGAACAATTCGGGGGCGAAGGCCAGCCGCCGCCGACGACGATGGCGCCCGCATCAGGCAACGTCGTCGGGCGCCGGGCCAGCGATGAGGCAACTGCGACGACCGTTGCGTGCGGAACGTTCGCCGCCCTAGCCGGCGACGTCCCGCCGTTTGACGAGGCGGTGGCAGAAGCGGTGCGCGCACGCCAGCTGCGCCTGACCAAACCCGCCGCCAGCCTGGGCCGCCTGGAAGAATTATCCGCCTGGTATGCCGGCGCCCACGGCCGACTGGAAGCCGCCCCCCCCCGCGCCGCCGAGGTCTTCGTCTTCGCGGCCGACCACGGCGTCGCCGCCGAAGGGGTCAGCGCCTTCTCGTCAGCGGTGACCGCGGCGATGGTGCGCAACTTCTTGGCTGGGGGCGCGGCCATCAATGCCCTGTGCGGCGCCGCCGACGCTGCGCTGACGGTGGTCGACGTCGGCGTGGCGGGCGATCTGACCGGCCTGCCGACGGCTGGCCGCGCGCGTTTCGTCTCCGCCAAGATTCGCGCCGGCAGCGCCAACCTGCGCCGCCAGCCGGCGATGACCCGCGGTGAGGCCGAAGCCGCCGTGGCCCTGGGCGGGCGGCTGGCCCGCGAGGCGGCCAAACGCGGCGTCGATCTGCTGGCCGTCGGCGAGATGGGAATCGGCAACACCACGGCGGCGACGGCGGTGCTGTGCGCGCTGACCGGCGCCCTGCCTGCCGACGTCGTCGGCCGCGGCACCGGCCTTGATCAAAAGGCGATGGCCCACAAGGCGGCGGTGATCGCCGAGGCGCTGGCCCTGCACGAGCCCGATCGCGATGATCCACTGGGCGTGCTGGCGGCGGTGGGAGGTCTGGAGATCGCGGCGATGGCCGGCCTGATGATCGGCGCGGCCAGCGCGCGGCGGCCCGTGTTAGTGGACGGGTTCATCGCCACCGTCGGCGCGCTGGCCGCGACCGCGCTGGCGCCGCGCAGCCGCAGTTACCTGTGCTTTTCGCACCTGTCCGCCGAGCGCGGGCACCGACTGGCCTGCGCGGCGCTGAACGCGCGGCCGTTGCTGGAGCTGGAAATGGCCCTTGGCGAGGGTACCGGCGCGGCGCTGGCCATTCCTTTGGTCCGGGCGGCGGTGGCGGCCCAACGACAGATGGCCACCTTCGCCACTGCCGGCATCGCCGATCGCCTGGGCGCTGGCGGCGACCAGCGCAACGACGATCTGACCTGACGCGGGCCGGGAACTGGCGAAGGCGACACGACCACCAAAACGCTCAGCGCCCGCGCCGCGCCTTGGTCCGCCGGTGCACCGGCACCGCCACCAACCGTTCGTACGCCTGCCGAATGGTGGCCGCCAGCTTGCGCAGCGACGGAACCAGCGGCGACGTCGGTCGCCATACAAGGGCGATGGTCCGTTGCGCGCCAGGATCTGCCAGCGGACGAATCACCATCGTCGACCGCCGGCTTTCCGTCGGCACCGCCAGCCGCGGCAACAGCGTCACGCCGGCGCCGGCGGACACCATCTGGGCCAGCGTGGGCAGACTGGTGGCGCGAAAACCCAGCTCCTCGGTGCGGGCGTTCGCGCACAGGGCCAGCGCCTGCTCGCGCAAGCAGTGGCCGTCGTCCAAAAGCAACACGCTGACGCCGCGCAGGTCGGCCAGCGTGACGGCGCCGGTCGCGCCTGCCAGCGGGTGCTTGCGCGGCACCGCCAGCACGAACGGATCGCGTCCGATCACCTCCGACTGCAGATCGCCGAGGTCCGCCTCCAGGGCCACCAGCGCCGCGTCCAGCTCGCCGGCGTGCAGGTGCCGCACCAACGTCTCGGTCTTGTCCTCGATCCAGCGCACCGCCAGCCCGGGGTGCGCCCGCCGCAGCGCCGGCACGATCGCCGGCAGCAAATACGGCGAGATGGTCGGAATGACGCCCAGCCGCAGCACACCGGCCAGCGGATCGCCCAGGCGCCTGGCGGCGTTCAACAGATCGTCCGTCTCCAGCAAGACGCGGCGGGCCCGAGCCACCAGATCTTCGCCCGCCGCCGTCGGCAGCACCCGGCGGCGATCGCGCTCGAACAGGCGCACGCCCAGGGCATCTTCCAGCAAGCCGAGCTGCGCGCTCAGCGACGGCTGCGACACCCCACACAGCGCCGCGGCCCGCCGGAAGCTGCGGGCATCGGCCACCGCCACCGCGTACTGCAGCTGGCGGGCGGAAAACGGGGGGGGCGGGACGCTCATGGCGGCGATAGAAAAATTCTATCACATCGATAAAAACAATGTCCTTGAGCTATCAGCGACGCGGGCCCATGGTTAGTTCGTTTTCGGGGCACTCGCCCCACAATGAAAAAGGAGTGATCTCATGTTGACGATTGGCGACAAGTTCCCGGAGTTCAAACAGACCGCGGTGGTGAGCCTGGACCAGGGCAAGGAGTTTCAGGAAATCAGCAGCGCCGACTATTCCGGCAAATGGAAGGTGATCTTCTTTTGGCCGAAGGACTTCACCTTCGTCTGCCCGACGGAGATCGCCGCGTTCGGCCGCCGCAACGCCGACTTTCAAGAGCGCGACGCGCAGGTGCTGGGCGTCAGTACGGACAATGAATACGTTCACCTGGCCTGGCGCAAGAGTCACCCCGACCTGAAGAACCTGCCGTTCCCCATGCTGTCGGACCTGCGCCGCGATCTGTCCACCGCGCTCGGCATCCTGCACCCGACGGTCGGCGTGGCCATGCGCGCGACCTTCATCGTCGATCCGGAGGGGATCATCCGCTTCGTCGCCGTGACTGATCTGGACGTCGGCCGCAGCGTCGACGAGGTCATCCGCGTCCTCGACGCCCTGCAGACCGACGAGCTATGCCCGTGCAACTGGAAGAAGGGCGACCCGACCTTGGAGGCCGCCTAGTCATGTCGGCGCTGGAGGACGTCCGCAATCTGATCCCGGAGATCGCCCGGGACCTGAAGCTGAACCTGCAGACCGTCCTCCAGCCATCCACGCTGTCGGAGGCGCAGCGCTGGGGCGTGGCGGTGGCGTGCGCCGCGGCCGCGCGCAACGCCGGCCTGCGCGAAGCCGTCATCGCCGACGCGCGCGCCCTGGTGGCGCCGGCGGTGGTCGAGGACGCGCTGGCGGCGGCGGCGCTGATGGGCATGAACAATGTTTACTACCGCTTCCGCCATCTCATCGAGAAACCCAGCTACGGCGAGAAGCCGGCCCGCCTGCGCATGAACCGCCTGGTGAAGCCGGCTGGCAGCAAGGTGGACTTTGAATTGTTCTCGCTGGCGGTCAGCGCGGTCAACGGCTGCGGCGCGTGCATGATCGCGCACGAGAAAGTGGTCATCGAAGGCGGGTTGACCGAGGACCAAGTTCACGACGCGGTTCGGATCGCAGCGGTGATTGCCGGTGCGGCGGTGGCGTTGGATCTGGTGGGCGACGACGTCGGCCCGGCGGCGGTGGCAGCGAGCTAAGGATTTTGGGGCGTCCGCCGGCTTAGCGTGGATGGGTCCTGTCACTGCACCCCGTCCCCCGCCAGGCCAGACCCCACCCCCGCGATAGCGAAGCCGGCGCCCCACCCTACCGAACCCCGACGATGCGGTTTAACAGCGGGAGATCCAGGCTTTCGCTGACCACGTCGGCCAATCGATCGTAAGCAGCCTCTTTGTTTCGCGACGACAGCGACCACGGCGGCGGGGTGGCCGACGGTGCTGCACCACCGCCGCTGCGGCGGGCGCGCATGGTGTTCAACAAGGCGACGCGCACCAGATCGTTTTCCAGCAAGCCGTGAATCATCGTGCCGATCACCGCTCCGTCGGAGGCGACGGCGCCGTCGGGTAGATCGACGGCCTCCCGGTTGCGTTCACGCAGGCGGAACGGGGTGATGGCCGACGGGGCCAGCGCGACCGCGCCAGCGTGGATTTCATAACCGGTCAGCACCGTGCCGCGGGACAGGCCAGCGGTGAGAAAACAGGACGCGCCGACGGTGGCTTTGACCTGGGCGACGGTTTTCTCGGCGTGAAACCGGGTGTGCAGCGGCAGCAGGCCCAGGCCGGCCACCGACTGTTCTGCCGATTCAACGCCGTCGGGATCGGCGATGGTCTCGCCCAGCATCTGGCAGCCACCGCAAATTCCCAGCACCAGAGCCCCGCGCTGGGCCCGCTCGGCCACCGCCTCGGCCAGGCCGCGGGCGCGCAGCCAGGCCAGATCGGCGACGGTGCTTTTTGATCCGGGCAGGATCAGCAGATCGGCGGCGGCCACTTCCTCGGCGGTGTCGACGAAACGCAGACGCACGCCGGGTTCATATTCCAGCGGCTGCACCTCGTCGTGGTTGGAGATGCGCGGCAGCCGGACCACCGCCACGGTCAGCACGAACGACGACGCCGGCTCGGCGCTGGCGGCCAGCATGGCGGCGCTGTCGCGACGCCGGCGGTCTTCGATGGCTACGCCATCCTCGTCGGCGATACCCAGCCGTTCGACGAAGGGAATCACGCCCAGCACCGGGACCCCGGTGCGCGCGGTCAGCGCGGTCAGGCCCGGCGACAGCAACGACAGGTCGCCGCGAAATTTATTGATCACGAACGCCGCCACGCGCGCCCGCTCCGCCCGCTCCAGAAGCTCCATCGTCCCCACCAGCGACGCGAACACGCCGCCGCGATCGATGTCGCCGACCAGCAACACCGGCGCGTCGGCCAGGCGGGCGACGTGCATGTTCACCAGGTCGTGTTCCTTGAGGTTGATCTCCGCCGGGCTGCCGGCGCCTTCGATCACCACCAGGTCGTAAGCGGCGCGCAGGCGAGCCAGGCTCTCGGCGATGATCGGCCGGATCTCCACCTTGTGTCGGTAATAGTCGGCGGCGGTCAGGGTGCCGATGGCTTTCCCCAGAATCACCACCTGCGAGCGGCCATCGCTCTCCGGCTTCAGCAGCACCGGGTTCATGTCGACGGACAGCGGCGCCCCGGCGGCTTCCGCCTGCACGGCCTGCGCGCGCCCGATCTCCCGGCCGTCGGGCGTGACGAAGGCGTTCAGCGACATGTTCTGCGCCTTGAACGGAGCCACGCGCACGCCGGCGCGGCGAAACAGCCGGCACAGCGCCGTCACCAGCAAGCTCTTGCCCACCGACGACGCCGTCCCTTGGACCATCAACGTGCGCGCCGGCGGACTGGGCAAGAAGGTGCCGACGCTCATCGGGTTCGTGTCTCGAACCAGGCCAATCGCGCCCGCAAGCGCACCACTTCGCCGACGATCAACAGCCCGGGCGGGCGCGACGGCGGCGGCGGCAGCGTGATGGCATCGGCCAGATCGGCCAGCGTTCCCACCACCACCTGTTGCGCCGGCGTGGTTGCCGCGGCGACGTACGCCGCCGGCGTATCGGCGGCGAAGCCTTCGGCGATCAGCCGCTGCAGCGTCGAGCGCACGCGTCGCGCCGCCATGTACAGCACCAGCGTGCGATCCTGCGCCGGCGACGCGCCCGGCGCGCGCGGCCCCACCAGCACCGCGCCCGCGCCGCCGCTTTGGGCCGTGTCCTCCGCTTCGTGCCCGGTGGTCAGCAGCACGCCAGCCGAGACGTGGCGGTGGGTCAGGGGGATCCCGGCGTAGGCTGCCGCGCCCAGCGCCGCCGAGATCCCGGGGACGATCTCGAAGCGGATGCCGTTTTCCACCAGCTCTTCAGCTTCCTCACCGCCGCGGCCGAAGATCAGCGGATCGCCGGACTTGAGGCGCACCACCCGCAAACCACGGCGCGCCCGCTCCAGCACCGCGGGGTGCAGGCGGTAATCAATCGGGCCGTCGCCTTGCCGTCGACCCACCGGCAGCCGCTCGGCGGTCGGCGGCGCCAGGGCCAGGATCTCCGGCGACACCAGCTCGTCGTGGGCCACCACTTCGGCGGCGCGCAGCAGCTCGGCGGCGCGCAAGGTCAGCAAACCCGGATCGCCTGGACCTGCTCCCACCAGATAAACGATGCCCGCTTGCGGGCGCGCTTCCGACTCGCTCACGCTGATTCCGCCGCTTGCCTTCTCGGATAGAACCAGCGTCGTGTCAAGACGACCGTGGCAAACTCAACCGACAACGCCATGATGATCGCCTCCTCCACCGACGCTGCCATGGCCGAGACCCAGCAGGCCACGCCGCCGCCCTGGCTGGGACGCTCGCGCCTGGCGCTGCTGGCCGACATCGTCGGTGGCTGGCGGCAAGCGCGCGATCGCGTGGTGCAGCTGGCCTCGTTCTTCGCCACGCTGTTGCGCCCGTCGCTGGTGCGTCGCCGCCTGGAACGCCTGCGCGGCCTGGGCCACATCGAGACGGTGCCCACCACCGCGCAGCTCCTGGTGGCTGCGCGCGATCAGATGGTCCTGGGCGCCGCCGTCGAGACCAAGCTGTTCTATGAAAGCCAAGGCATTCCCTGGATCTTTC
Above is a window of Polyangia bacterium DNA encoding:
- a CDS encoding sigma-54 dependent transcriptional regulator, giving the protein MKPTVLVIDDEKTFRIVAEEALSAEGFAVVTAGNGRAGLAAWQKDPFDLVILDRQLPDTDGISILEAMVRESRERDVETLVVIATAYADVSSAVQALKLGAFDYLSKPLQLPELVVTARKAIEAKRLRAQVRQLSGRAQAAMGDLVAGESSAMRLVLEMVDKVAQATETTVLIQGESGTGKELIADLIHRRTPRRSTEPFVEINCASVPESLLESELFGYERGAFTDAKQQKRGLFEEADGGTLFLDEVGELPANTQAKLLKVLEDTTFRRLGGTRDLTVDVRVVAATNKDLAAEVRRGVFRLDLYHRLDVFHLHIPPLRERREDILPLARHFLARFAVRLRKPASRFAPETERCLGAYDYPGNVRELRNLIERAVILSGADEIDPGCLVLSGGALAGVTAAVPAGEFFSLGLEEGGRPPSLASLERAYIARLLEFAGGNRTQVARLLGVSYPTIARKIADYGL
- a CDS encoding sensor histidine kinase, whose product is MLSSLLVVSIGLAGGTAIYQSARNMRRELTTEYQLFAENRAFALRDNFEILEDELKRLAMLPQMDMGDGDSMPEQLALAGAHEHSVLYNTAVLLLDESGLCQRAVPDRPEYRGQSFGDRAWFRAVRNGGAGPVFRGTDDPGVGRTIKIIQPIRRSERFMGALVGVISLGETNLITPTLHETLPPDTDAVLVDETGEIIYPPDRSRAAEGTGWERAVAAAVTGVTGSLSGEANGQEALFAYSPVRAQTPYALVFSWPWRRLTANLIQQAWTLAGILLFGLVLAAIAGLMLSAYLTRPLEALGDGAIRIARGEPVQTVNLPGAARTEEVGALVAAFTQMEASIRQRDQELREAAAHLEQRVESRTRELVVTQQALVEAERFAAMGKTSAAIAHELKNALNGLGMAVELILQDPANHTRVGRLRAQVIDEVARLRDVVDSLLSFSRSPRINRTRADLTPLLFRVREQLADLIIDRGAEVRIEAPDSLPFVCDSHKIQGVLVNLVKNAVDAGHTVRVRAAADGDALTLEVADDGPGLSTEARAHLFEPFFTTKPNGTGLGLPTSRRYVEAHGGSIDFDGASDLGGARVRVRLPREAASPA
- the cobT gene encoding nicotinate-nucleotide--dimethylbenzimidazole phosphoribosyltransferase translates to MVSAELGAAAREAIYEVISKRRDIRIFIPNLQVPDEVLQRLLAAAHQAPSVGYCQPWDFVVVRDRDRRARIKESFLRCRESEAARYATERRAQYLAYRLEGIVESALNLCVTVDLRPSDELILGTNAQPEALRWSACCAVQNLWLAARAEGVGVGWVSIVEPAVLRAELGLPPGIEPVAYLCVGYPVEFPDRPMLEQTGWRERRPLAAVIHAEQFGGEGQPPPTTMAPASGNVVGRRASDEATATTVACGTFAALAGDVPPFDEAVAEAVRARQLRLTKPAASLGRLEELSAWYAGAHGRLEAAPPRAAEVFVFAADHGVAAEGVSAFSSAVTAAMVRNFLAGGAAINALCGAADAALTVVDVGVAGDLTGLPTAGRARFVSAKIRAGSANLRRQPAMTRGEAEAAVALGGRLAREAAKRGVDLLAVGEMGIGNTTAATAVLCALTGALPADVVGRGTGLDQKAMAHKAAVIAEALALHEPDRDDPLGVLAAVGGLEIAAMAGLMIGAASARRPVLVDGFIATVGALAATALAPRSRSYLCFSHLSAERGHRLACAALNARPLLELEMALGEGTGAALAIPLVRAAVAAQRQMATFATAGIADRLGAGGDQRNDDLT
- a CDS encoding LysR substrate-binding domain-containing protein, whose protein sequence is MSVPPPPFSARQLQYAVAVADARSFRRAAALCGVSQPSLSAQLGLLEDALGVRLFERDRRRVLPTAAGEDLVARARRVLLETDDLLNAARRLGDPLAGVLRLGVIPTISPYLLPAIVPALRRAHPGLAVRWIEDKTETLVRHLHAGELDAALVALEADLGDLQSEVIGRDPFVLAVPRKHPLAGATGAVTLADLRGVSVLLLDDGHCLREQALALCANARTEELGFRATSLPTLAQMVSAGAGVTLLPRLAVPTESRRSTMVIRPLADPGAQRTIALVWRPTSPLVPSLRKLAATIRQAYERLVAVPVHRRTKARRGR
- a CDS encoding peroxiredoxin, which produces MLTIGDKFPEFKQTAVVSLDQGKEFQEISSADYSGKWKVIFFWPKDFTFVCPTEIAAFGRRNADFQERDAQVLGVSTDNEYVHLAWRKSHPDLKNLPFPMLSDLRRDLSTALGILHPTVGVAMRATFIVDPEGIIRFVAVTDLDVGRSVDEVIRVLDALQTDELCPCNWKKGDPTLEAA
- a CDS encoding carboxymuconolactone decarboxylase family protein → MSALEDVRNLIPEIARDLKLNLQTVLQPSTLSEAQRWGVAVACAAAARNAGLREAVIADARALVAPAVVEDALAAAALMGMNNVYYRFRHLIEKPSYGEKPARLRMNRLVKPAGSKVDFELFSLAVSAVNGCGACMIAHEKVVIEGGLTEDQVHDAVRIAAVIAGAAVALDLVGDDVGPAAVAAS
- a CDS encoding cobyric acid synthase — encoded protein: MSVGTFLPSPPARTLMVQGTASSVGKSLLVTALCRLFRRAGVRVAPFKAQNMSLNAFVTPDGREIGRAQAVQAEAAGAPLSVDMNPVLLKPESDGRSQVVILGKAIGTLTAADYYRHKVEIRPIIAESLARLRAAYDLVVIEGAGSPAEINLKEHDLVNMHVARLADAPVLLVGDIDRGGVFASLVGTMELLERAERARVAAFVINKFRGDLSLLSPGLTALTARTGVPVLGVIPFVERLGIADEDGVAIEDRRRRDSAAMLAASAEPASSFVLTVAVVRLPRISNHDEVQPLEYEPGVRLRFVDTAEEVAAADLLILPGSKSTVADLAWLRARGLAEAVAERAQRGALVLGICGGCQMLGETIADPDGVESAEQSVAGLGLLPLHTRFHAEKTVAQVKATVGASCFLTAGLSRGTVLTGYEIHAGAVALAPSAITPFRLRERNREAVDLPDGAVASDGAVIGTMIHGLLENDLVRVALLNTMRARRSGGGAAPSATPPPWSLSSRNKEAAYDRLADVVSESLDLPLLNRIVGVR